A segment of the Triticum urartu cultivar G1812 chromosome 1, Tu2.1, whole genome shotgun sequence genome:
CCATGGATGAAGCCACTGCTCCTCTATGCACCACAATGTGCTcactttttttttgaaaaaagaTGGCCGATGTTCCTAAAGTCCATCCTTAGGACCCGCTTGATTGGTATTTTCACTTGTAAATTACAAGCCCCACAAAATTTCGGTTGTCTTGGCAATCAATGCTTGGATGGATATTTCGGGCTAGGTAAAAGAAGAGGGGCCGACAACAAGGAAAAATCCTAGTCCACGCATAATGCAGGACCTGTGCTCCAAACGCGCACCCCCAAACGCTATATGGGTGGCCCTATGTTTCCTTTTTTTTTCACCGGTTTTGAAAAGGTTGTAGAACCCTTTTCAGccagtttttcttttctttttaatGTTTTTTCTCTATAGTTTTAACGattttatttctatttttctgttttattttttcCATTTTAAAATTGAGAAATATTCTTTGAAATCTATTAACATTTTTTGGAATTCACGAatactttttgaattcatgaataattTATAAGTCGTGAacattttaaaaaaatcataaaCATTTTTAACCTCACGAATATTTTTTTAATTCGTGAAAATTTTACATTAGCGAATTTATTTCGATGTAGTACACTATTTTTAGAAATCctttaacattttttaaaattaaGAAAATATTTTAATGAAAAATTGGCTGAAATTCCCGATCAGAAAAAAAACCCCTCAAACCATAGCATCCCCGCACTGGGTCGGTCCGTTTAGCACCTGTGCGCCTGCGTTTCTTTTGCGAGGAGCCGAGGAGTCATGTTGCCGATTGCCGGCGGACGGCTCGACGGTGCGATGACCGCCGCGATTGTCCGATGGCCACCGCGTACTGGGCGAGGTGACGAAACCCCCATGCCCTCCGCTTCCCGCCGCAGTCGCCGCCCTATCTCCTCCAAGAGAGCTGACCCCCACCATCGAATCCAAGCCCCCCTGCTGCGCCGTCGCCAGATCTACACCCCCGATGAGCTCGCTGGGTGATACACCCCCATTTCTCCTCTCTACGGAGATGCTCCAGTGCAGTGCGCCACACGACCTTGCCGAGCTCGTGCTTTGCAAGCTCGAGGGTAGCGGCGCCGTTTGGCGCTCGCGTATCTGCAGATGGGCTCGTTCTTTACAGCCCTCATTTTGGGCTGGCACGCGAGCAATCAGGTACAGTACTAGGCAAAAGTGCATAACAACAGTTTGGCTTGCTATGATTTTATTGCGGGCATCGACTCTGCTCACCATCACCGTCGATTGGTTGTTTGGCTTGCTACTGCCAGTGGCTCTCTTCGTACGTATTGGTTTGTGCAGGAGTGATTTGATAAGTTGGTTTATATTTCTGCTGTCAATTTCTCAAGTTTTGTAGCTCCAATTTGATGTTTCAGTTTGAAATTTTGATGAACAGATAATGAAAGTAAGCTAAAGTTGCTCTGTCAGGATTTTATCTGATGCACTTCCCAAACAGAGCAATCTGGGTGAGTATAATTTCACTGGTTTTATAGTTTTATTGGTGCACTGTATTTTACACATATTTTACCAGCTGTGTAACTTCTCACAGATGTATATATTTACGCGGTTGCCAAGCGGGGCCTTAGTGTTTGAGTTAGTCGTTATGGTAAGGACCGGAGTTGAGCGAACTGGTTAATACCTTAACGAGATATACTGACTACTGAGTCAAGCCAAGTTGAGTCAGCTCGATTCCTTATAAAGTGCCTCAATGTGAATAATAATTGCAAAAGAAAGAAGAAGATGAAAACTAACTACTTCCTCTATCCGGCTTTATAAGCCACCCCCTTTGAATTTTGAATTCACTTTTTAACTCAAAAATTTGATAAATAAAACATTACTTATATGCCAAAAATGCAGAGAGAAGAGGTTTAGGCCATGGTCGCCGCAGCCACACTCGACACCGTTGGATGTAACGCTGCTGACATATGGATTAGGGACATGTTTAAGTTCAAAAGTGTAACCAGCTCCATCAGTAggcatgcacatgctctaatttTTTAACCCTGATGGGCGGGCACGCGGCTCTGTACTGTAGCAATTGAGCGCCAAGCCCAGGAATTCAAAAAAGGTGATATTTTTATGAACCTTGTCGGTTGTGTTCATCTTGCTATCATTTTTCGGGTGTTATTCTCCTGAATGAGCTTGTGAGTATTCGGTTGCTGGAAAAAAAAAATCATATGAGGAACAACATCTTATCTAGTTTGAAAACATAACATTCAATTGGCAGATATCCAGTAAAAATCTTTTGCGGGAACTTCAAGACATAACAACTTAAAAACCGGACTAAGAATCCTGGACATTTCCGCTTGCTACTTATTTTAATTTCTATCAGTTAGTTTTTGTGACTTCAATCTTTTTTCTTACAGTTTAATATCACTGTCTCTCACTAACTAAAAATTCAGTTGATTTTCACAAGTAAACATCATTGATGAAGAAAAATATTTGCTTAACATGCAAACTGAGCAGTAAGCGACGGATAAACCCCTATGATGTTACCATGTACAGTAGGTTTAATTGCCATCTATAGACCTGCTAAATCTCCCTTGATGGTTCCCGCCATCCTACACAATAGGCGCCAGGCACAAATCCCTGTAAAGTGTAGCAGATGAGCGGTAGTGAGCGTAGGTTCGACTGATCCATGGTTTTGCCCAGCATTTCTGGAAAATGTATACTGATGTGGTCAAATTTAGGCTTAAATTTTCAAGGGACTAATAAACTCGGATGGAGAAGTAGCTATTTTTCTAACAGAGGATGTTAGGCAGGCGATGATGTTTGTAATGCAGTCCCGTGGATCCGAACGGGCTGTATATTTGAATAGCTTGCTTGTCGTTCAGCTTAACAGGCTAGCTAGCTGTTGGAACTATTATTAAGTATTAACGACAACCTCGTTTGCTGTTGGTCAAGATCTAACCTTGGTCTCTGCACATATAGGCATATATTTTACCCCAAAGGCCCTGCCTTAGGCCCAGCCCCCCCAGCCACCAAGCCTTGGTTAGGTGATGTCAGTAATCTGTTCAGTTTGCTGTCGCTGCTCTTAGTTCCTTCCTGCTCTGCTTGGTGTGTCTAAGTTGAATTAGATTCGTCTCCTGTTTCCAGCGGTACCCTGAGCAGGGCGTCTATTACCTGAAGGTAAGATCAATGGATCCCTCGAGTTCATAAAGGCATACTATTTTCTCTTCAGTTTTCTTTTGTGCACTGATAGCACACGGATTAGCTGGCTAGAGTACCAACCTCTTCCAAAACAGTTGTATCCATAATATGGAGCAGATCGAGCATGCAGCTGATAGTCTTATTGGACTGACCGCAACTCTTCAGGGGGAAAATGCCACGCCGTGGGAAGCTTGTTGATGACAGCGAGTGGAGTGAAGTAGAGTTTGCCAACAGTTATGCCCTGCTCATCGGGTACCTGTCCATGGCCGTCAAGGGCCTGGGTTTTCTGGTGCTTACTTGGACCACTGTAGTTCTTCTGGGTGGCTACGTCTCCATATTGCAGAAGAAGGATTTTTGGTGTCTTACATTCATTACGCTAGTACAGACAGCTGGGTTAGTGTTGTTACTCTTCAATTCGTGCATAATCACTGCTCAAGTTTGTCCTAATTTTCCTTTGGAAACTGTTTCCGTGGTTAATTCTTTTCCTAATTCTATTTCTGAGAATCTTTATCTGGTCCAATCTTTATTGTGTCTGCATCTAACTTCCGTACAAACACCAGGATCTTCGATGTTCTTCTGACTGAAAAGCTGAGCTATATTATGGATTCAGTTTTGGCCCTTTTATATGTTCGGGTTGCCGTGGTTGGCCACAACGAATTGCAGAGTAAACGCCAGGTGCTAGCAGATGTTATGGCGATTGTTCAACTGTTAGTATTTGTCATTCTACTGTGCCCACTGGCAGCTGTCTACATGTTTGGGTTGTTAATCTCCGCGGGGATTTCTGTGTGGCGTCTGAGGCAACACGATTACGGGAGTGATGCTGACGGACTTGGAAACCTGAAGCCGGCGCTGGACGTCTTGTATTCCATTGCTCTACTCCAGGGTGTGATTTTCTGCTACAAACCTTATTTGGTTTTGCAAAGGGATCTGTAGTGAATGCAGTACTTAAAAGAAGGGGGTTTGGGAATCAGGTTGTTGGAATCTCGGACTACTTACTTGAAACGATGATTGGATGTGAAAAGGACCCTTCGTTCGCTAGAGGAAGAAACCTCATCACATATGCTGTCGACCTGATGGGGTCCAAGTCACCTGATGACTATGTTTCGGGGGTAAGGATCCTGGATGCATTTGCCAGAGGAATGGAGATAGTTGCCAAGGGATGGGAAGAAAAACATCTTGTGAGCCGTCGGAAGAAATTTACGATGTTCATGCATGAGCACATACTCGTGAAGCATCTGATCATGTCTGCAtcctccaccaacgtactccagAAACTGCTGCAGACTTTAGACTTGAGAAGCATTCATGACAGAGAGACGAGAGGGCATGCTGCGAGGGTTGTGGCCAAGATTGCTGGAGGCATCCATTTGGAGGAGTTCCCAAGGGGGGTCGACTACATATCTTCCCTCATCGACTCATTTGAAGAATATAGTTTACTCCAACCATACCAGTGAGACTGGTCAAAAGAGATATTTGACCAAAATTGGAACATTATGGTTGACTACTTGAGATCACCAGATTTTGATGATAAAGAGGACAGTGATGAGGACCAGCGAGAGGACAGTGATGTTGACCTTCTCAACGCCTACAAGGAGCTAATGGTGCAAGGCTTTCGTATCCTTCAGAAGCTTGCAGCCAATAATGACAACTGCAGAATCATGCTCAACACCCCACGTCTGCTCCAAAAGATCATGGCGCCTGTGACCTCCGACCTACTCCACCAAATAGATCATGATGAATGGTCTAGCATAGTAGAGGGTTCACTCAAAGTGATTATCCGGCTCGTGGCTGCTACTGGGCAGACTGGCACCAAGCTGCGCAGCAAAATCTCAAGCAGTAAGGAAGCGATCAGCACCATGGAGAGGATTCTCGAGTGTGACAAATGCAATGAAAAGCTGCAGAAACATGCTATTCAGGTTCTCACGTTCCTATACATGGATACATCTTTGATCCTCGAGAATGCAAACAGAGAAAAATTCATAGAGATGCTGCTAGTAGACATTATGACTGATGATAACAAGGACAAAAAGGACAGAGGACTAACAACAGCTCCTGCGTTGATGGCTCTATGCTCCAAAACTGAAACGGGTGCCAGGAGTATCATTATGGCCAATGATAATGTCGTTAATAGTCTCGCTATAATGATTCTTGAAAAGGGTAGTTTCCAATTTACTGCAGCAAAAATCCTGAAATCTCTATGTATTCATCACGCCAATGATGATGCAAGTCACAAAAGGCTAAAGAAAGTCATGAGAGATGTAGTTCCAAAGGTAATCGATGCCACCATTTCTTTTATTCTCCTCAACAGTTGATCTCAAATATGGTGTTCCTTTGAAATCTTTGTATTAGCGGATACATAGAAGCTATCCTGCTTTCAATTATCAAATCAGTCAAAATAAACTGAATATATTCTTGTTGTTTTAGGTGCTTGAAGAGATAGTTTGTTGGGCATCAGAAGAAACACGTGCAGTAATAGAACCTGACAAAGTCAGGTCCATGGAACCAGAAACTGACCTTGAAAACCAGTCTGGTGTTCCACAAGATAATGGCCAGGGCAACAGCACGTCTTCCTCTAATCAGCAAGACCACAAGATGACCGAGTATGGGGTGACTTGCATGTTATCCTTTTGTGTCACAGTATGCGACACGTTGATCAGTGCAGACCAGGACTTGACTCCTCAGTTTGAATCAACTATCCCTATGGATGATGGTTTATCTAGCTTCCCAATGAAGCTCCAGCAGATTGTAAGCAAAAATATGAATCACAAGCCTGACTGCCTGACAATTGTGAAGCTTGCATGTAAGATGGTCATATCAATGATGAAACACAAGGGCAGCTATGTCAAAGAGGATCTGCAGAGCTTGATGGATACACTGTCCACCGCTTCGAATGACATGTTTCTTCTTGATGGCTCCATGGTTTTGACATTACGGAAGATGACGAAACGACACCGGGGCCTTTCAGGAGTCTCGCTTCCCTCGTGAAAGAAGCACAGGAACTAGTTGACAAAAGGATTGAACTTTGATGTTGAAACTGTATCATCTGGAAGCTGTTTAAGTTAGAACTTATTATTCACTTGCTTTCAGTAGCCTTTATTCATCTTTGAAACTTTGTGACTGCGACAATATATCTATGAGTCTCTATTTGTATTTTGAGAGATCAGATGATGCATTCCTTTGTATCAGTATCTGAGTTTATTGCCAGTTTCCTAGCAGTAGAGTCACATTCATGCACACAAACACAAAATTTAACATAGTTTTGTGCCTCGGGCAAGTCAAAATTGTGCATCGGCCATCTGCAAGACACAAGTTTCCCCATGAAGTCCCGTCTGCCGTCCTCTTTAAGGGCTCGTTTGGTTGCATCGGAGGCAAACTCCAGTCGGATGACTTTGAGGGGCAGGTGGGATCCCCTCCTACCACGGGGAAGATCTCCCTAAACCCTGCTGCCATTTGGTGTCAAGGTAGATGGGGAAACTGAATAATTCCAGCCATTTGATTCACAACAACAGATAATTTCAAATAAAACATAGAAAGCCCAATAATTCCACACAAAATTTCTGAAGGTCCTAGCAGAAAGCCCAAATGATTCAAAAAATTACAGAGGAATGTCTAGGACATTATGACTAATTCCACGTGCATACTTTGAGTCATGGAGTTCAAAAGTCGGGTTTTGATAGTTCGGATAAATGCAAGTATATTCGGCTGTAAATGCACCGACAAGAATCCATATAAATGGCCAAACTGTTAGATGTTGCAAATGTAACGATTATAGTGATGAGCCCATTGGGTGACAGAAAAGAACTGCCGACCTGTTGACCTGGTGTTCGTCTACCATTTCTCAGTGCACATTCTGTTATTACAGTTTCTGCTACAAAGCCATGTTTCATAACCCAAAAAATTATGCACACAGTGAACGAAAAGAAAAACACAAGCCACATGAGAGAAGCTCAGAAGGTCGCTTTATGCCTGAGTTGAGAGGTCAGAGTCACAGATGCCTGTGCCGATGGCATCTACAAACTCTTCATCGCCAGTTCCAGAGTAGAGAACAAAGCTGGGGAATGACGGCATGGTCATGTCCCTGCATCACAGCATGCTCAGATGTCGGTCAACAGTCAACTTCTCAACATGCATTGTTTTCCAAAGCTGAAAATATAGTGCCTAGTGGGCACTACTTACTTTAGGTATGGGAGAGTCATGTACTTCAGCAATTCTGGATTCATGCTTGTGAATGATTTCCATTCGTCGGGATCTATCCTCGCGTGGCCGTTCAGGTCTGCCTCTTTGAACGTTTGTCGGATACAAATTAACATGCATGCATAGTGTTAACGCTTGTTGCACATGTGATCAACCATCTGTTTGATAGCATCacctatatctatatctatatcaatataaaaagacccagtGAGGCAGATCCAACAGATCTCGGCCATCCATTAGCGTTAATCCGACAGTCTTTATTGTCCTAATGATGACAACCAAACACGTTTAGTGCTAAATGCGTTTACTGCTAATCAATTCTTTCTATCCCCGATCCCCTTCCTTACACATCCTTTCACACGAAAGGAAATTGCCACAACGAACCGTCGTGCGATCCCCTCCTTACGTACCCTTTCACACGAAAGGAAAACTCCCATAGCGAACCGTCGTGCGATCCCCTTCCTTACGTACCCTTTCACACGAAAGGAAACTGCCACAACGAACCGCCCCACAACGCCATCCCATCACCTCGCTTCAGCGATGCATGCCGCCCCCATCGCCTCGACCCACAGCAGCTTCAAGGACACCGCCCCTCACATCTCCGTGCCGCCTCTACCCATCGCCTTTGCGTGGCCTAGGCCGTAGCGACGCCGCCGCAACTTCAAGGACGCGGTTGCCGGGGACGCCGCCTAGACCGCTTGGCTGACCGGTGGGGGTGCATCGAAGGCGCCACCTGGACCGCTCATCGCCGTCGGACCTGTCAGGGACACCGCATGGCCGTCCGCTGGCTTCGGGCCGTCGGACCATCATGGACACTGCCTGGACCGCCTGCCCGCCCCTCTCCGTCGGGCCTAGGTCGCCAGCACCGCCATCAGGGTACACGCCGCCGTCAAACACGCAGTCGCCTGGGCAGAGGTCTTTCATCTCTGCTTTCTTCATTTCTTCCGGAGAAGATTGATTCACGTTTCACTGAACAGAAAAGCAACCTATATGCACTAAAAATTGAACCCAAATCAGGCTTCGTAAAACCGAATCAAAAGCAGCCTCGTGTGCACACATTCAACAGTTATTAAGCTTCATTACCAACGTGCGCTATGAAACAACTAGGTTACACAATGATATGGAACTTTTGGTAGCACCTGGGTAGCAGATCAGGTGTGCTGATTTCAATGAATTGTGCTTAGATTTTTGGATCTCTCTTTTAGCGGTGTGAGGACAAGCTGTATGTGCGTCATCACCTCGCTTCAGCGACCTGGGGTGCTGCGGTTGGCTCAACGCAAAATGAAAAGTCGTGCACCCAGCAAGAGAGGACACATTGACCAGGTTGGAGAAATTAAAGTCAAACCTTGGACGGACGGTTTGCCATAGCACTAAGCAGGTCGTGGGTACCACAAAGAGGAGACGAGAGAATTAAGGTTTGTGCCACTGGTGAGAGCGCGACCCACCGTAGTAGACGCTTCCAAGTGTTTAACATTACTGTACTATATACAGAGGTGAAGCGAGGTGGTTAAGCATGACGGTGTTTCATGCGATCATTAGGCTAATTAAGCTAGTACTAGTAACAGTCAGACAGAGTTGGCTTTCCATCGGAAAACAAAAGACAGTCGGTTCTCTTTCTATCTGGATTAAAGGCTGGACGTGTTGTCTTTGTCTATTCTTTTGACAAATGAGAGTTGAGGCTGCGCATGTACATGGACGCATGGATGGAGGGTCGCACATATAAATACCATGTTGCTCATTAGCTACTTGCAAGTGCATATTGGAGCCATCAACGCCGCGCGCGGACAATGGCGACCACGCCGTGGCTGCTGCTTCtctgcctcgccgccgccgcctcgagcgGGGCGCTTCAAGCTCGTGCCCAGCCTGACAACAAAGgtatgtatgcctgtccccgaaAAGATAAACTCTTGTACAATTGCAAACTTCACCTTCTATCAACTCTATCCATTGCAGGTTTCATAAGCATAGACTGCGGATTTCCGGGGACAACGAGCTACATAGACAGCACAACCGAGCTCTCCTACGCCCCGGACGCCGCCTTCACCGACACCGGCTCGAGCCACAACATCTCGGTGGAGTACATGAAGCCGCAGTTGCTCCTCTCCAAGCGCTACCACGACCTGCGCAGCTTCCCCGACGGCACGCGCAACTGCTATACGCTCCGGTCCCTGGTGCCCGGGCTCAAGTACCTCCTCCGCGCCACCTTCTTCTACGGAAACTACGACGGGCTCGACAGGATTCCCATATTTGACCTCCACATCGGGGTCAACTTCTGGAGGGTGGTGAACATCACAAATATGGGATACGCGCTGCAACTGGAGGCCCTCGTGGTCGTGCCGGACGACTTTGTGCAGGTTTGCCTGATAAACACCGGCGCCGGGACGCCGTTCATCTCCGGGCTTGACCTGAGGCCGCTCAAGAAGACGATGTACCCGCAGGTGACCGCAACGCAGGGCCTGGTGCTGATGACTAGGCTCAACTTCGGCCCGAGAGACGATTCTACCTTTGTCAGGTTAGTCATTCTATTTGAATGCAAGAAGCTCACCAATTTAGAGCATATTCAGTTGTGCCCTAAGCATTGTACATCTAAGTCCTAAGGTCATTGATTTTACACGAAGGTTTGTGTGTGTGGGTAttcttttcttcttctctttATGTTTACTCAAATGTGCTATAACTAAATAGTCAGAAAGTGTGAAAATTCTACAGTATTCCTGACGGGGAACCTTCGACTTATGGTAACCCAATCTGATTCAGATATCATAGTAATAAGCAACAAACGAAATTGATCAGGTACCCTGATGATCCATACGATCGAATCTGGACCCCATGGATCAACACTAAAATCTGGACCGTGATATCAACAAAGAAGAGGGTGCAGAGCATAGACAACGACGTCTTCGAGGCGCCGACAGCGGTCATGCAGACGGCTATTAGGCCGCGAGACGTCaccaagaacatagagttctctTGGGACCCGGAGCCCCAGCCCAACGACCCCTCGCCAGGGTACATCGCCATCATGCACTTCTCCGAGCTGCAGATACTCCCCATTAACGCCGTTCGACAATTCTACGTCAACCTCAACAGCGAGTTGTGGTACCCGAGCGGCTTCACGCCGACCTACCTCTACATCGGCGCCACCTACAACAACCTCCCCTCCAGGCATAACCGCTATAACGTCTCCATCAACGCCACCAGCAACTCGACGCTGCCGCCGATCATCAATGGTGTGGAGATTTTCTCCGTCATCTCCACCACCAACCTTAGCACGTACTCACAGGACGGTACGTCTATTTTCACATTTAACAATAACAGGTGCACCActaaaaaatatattatttttacAATGTTCACAGAAAATCTATATAGCATGTTATGAAATTGCGAATCAAATTTGATGGCCACATCAAGGAACAACAAGCACAAATTCACAGCTGGTAGTAATATGCAATAATATGCCGCCTCTGATGTAGATTTTGTTTCAAAACCATGTACAATGAGTCTCACCCGTGACAGTCTTTTTCAGGTGTTTAGGTTGAGCAGTTGTACAGTACTAGGAAATTTTATGACTACAAGAAATGTAATCATGTCTTTCATGCACTAGTGCCTAGTTAAAATGTTCAACGAGCATGGGTACTTATAAACCTACTTCTTAAGACTTCGCAAAAATCATACTACTAAAtttcaaaaaatataaaaaaatcaCGCAAGTAGGATGAATCAGGTACACCTACGAACATGTGTGAAAATCTGAAAATGGAAAAGGCTACAACACAAATTGTATAGTTGCTTTCTCATTTTCTGTTTTTCACACACGTTGCAAGTAGTTACAACTTTTTCTGAAAATTCACAATGATAACTTTGTATCCAATATATCTACCTATGTATGagtgtgccccccccccccccccccccccccccccccccccccccccgccacccCGCGCGCGTGTGTTTGTGTGATTAATGTATTGAGGTTTCGTGGCACAATATAATCCcaaatattattgaaaccatcaATTGTGCTCTTGACATACTCtctttttcaattttttttatgATTTTGCACCCTTCGTAAACATCCACAATATACTCATATACTAATGATCAAATTCATTTTCAAATTTCATGTTTGGTGAAAATAACAATTTGTTTCCAGGCATTGCAAATAAAAAATTCAAGTACTTTTTCAAAAGAATATTTGCTATTTTAGTTCCCAATTTTTGTTTTTCCACCCATATCGCAAATGGATGGAATTTTCCAACAAAATTATTGGCACATACTCACTCTAATATCTGCACACCATATGTTCTTTAAAGCTTTCTATTCTACAATGAAGGGAGCATGTGCTCTGCACAGAAGAAATTCACACCCCATATAACAACACGACATACACAAATGAGTTGTGGTTGATGCTTAGTCAAATCATGTGTGGTACTAAAAACTTGCATGAATCAACAGTATCTGCTATCATGGCGATAAAGACAAAGTATCAGGTGCAGAAGAACTGGATGGGTGATCCGTGCATTCCAAAGACTATGGCCTGGGAAAGGTTGACGTGCGGTTATGAGGTCACAACCCCCCATAGGATCAAAGCCGTGTAAGTATTTTAGATTTGAGCATCATAATTAAATTCACTTCAACATGAAAATACCTAATGGAATATCATGTAAAACTCGATAATGATACTCATCCGGCGGAGGTTCGCTTTATGTAGAGATTTATCAGTCACCGGTCTCAGTGGTGATATAACATCTTCTTTCATAAATCTCAAGGCTCTCCAGTACTTGTAAGTTGATTTTCTATAATGTTTTTAAGATTCGTCATGGTTCCTTTTTGCACCAAAAAATGGCGAAAGGTAATCTTGGCCCACATTTTTTTAGGAATCTGTCAAACAACAAATTGACAGGCTCAATTCCAGATGCCCTTTCACAATTACCTTCATTGACGATTATGTAAGTCCTGCAACTTCTGACAATTAATTTTGCACCCAAGATATTAATTCAACTCCTGCAAATTTTCTTTTTCGTTAGAGATTTGTCAGGTAATCAGCTCAGTGGTTCAATTCCCCCTGGACTTCTCAAAAGAGTTCAAGATGGCTCCCTCAATTTTAGGTCAGCTTCCATGTTCTTCTAGTTCCATCACATATAATACTAGATAAATTGGATGGAACATTTTCATTTCATATTTTTTGGTAGATATGAGAACAATCCAAACATTTGCGCAAGTGACAATTCATGCCAGTCGGCGCCTAAAAGGAACAACAAGCTGGCTATCTATATTGTTGTCCCTCTAC
Coding sequences within it:
- the LOC125525574 gene encoding uncharacterized protein LOC125525574, with product MVDYLRSPDFDDKEDSDEDQREDSDVDLLNAYKELMVQGFRILQKLAANNDNCRIMLNTPRLLQKIMAPVTSDLLHQIDHDEWSSIVEGSLKVIIRLVAATGQTGTKLRSKISSSKEAISTMERILECDKCNEKLQKHAIQVLTFLYMDTSLILENANREKFIEMLLVDIMTDDNKDKKDRGLTTAPALMALCSKTETGARSIIMANDNVVNSLAIMILEKGSFQFTAAKILKSLCIHHANDDASHKRLKKVMRDVVPKVLEEIVCWASEETRAVIEPDKVRSMEPETDLENQSGVPQDNGQGNSTSSSNQQDHKMTEYGVTCMLSFCVTVCDTLISADQDLTPQFESTIPMDDGLSSFPMKLQQIVSKNMNHKPDCLTIVKLACKMVISMMKHKGSYVKEDLQSLMDTLSTASNDMFLLDGSMVLTLRKMTKRHRGLSGVSLPS
- the LOC125533050 gene encoding putative leucine-rich repeat receptor-like protein kinase At2g19210 — encoded protein: MATTPWLLLLCLAAAASSGALQARAQPDNKGFISIDCGFPGTTSYIDSTTELSYAPDAAFTDTGSSHNISVEYMKPQLLLSKRYHDLRSFPDGTRNCYTLRSLVPGLKYLLRATFFYGNYDGLDRIPIFDLHIGVNFWRVVNITNMGYALQLEALVVVPDDFVQVCLINTGAGTPFISGLDLRPLKKTMYPQVTATQGLVLMTRLNFGPRDDSTFVRYPDDPYDRIWTPWINTKIWTVISTKKRVQSIDNDVFEAPTAVMQTAIRPRDVTKNIEFSWDPEPQPNDPSPGYIAIMHFSELQILPINAVRQFYVNLNSELWYPSGFTPTYLYIGATYNNLPSRHNRYNVSINATSNSTLPPIINGVEIFSVISTTNLSTYSQDVSAIMAIKTKYQVQKNWMGDPCIPKTMAWERLTCGYEVTTPHRIKAVDLSVTGLSGDITSSFINLKALQYLNLSNNKLTGSIPDALSQLPSLTIIDLSGNQLSGSIPPGLLKRVQDGSLNFRYENNPNICASDNSCQSAPKRNNKLAIYIVVPLLVVVVMVSLAIVIFFLVRRRQQGDVNYMLVNGDRGGCSLQLENRRFTYKQLDMITKGFKRILGRGGFGIVYHGFLEDDTEVAVKLRSRTSKQGVNVFLAEAQILTQIHHKNLVTMIGYCKDGKDMALVYEYMSEGTLQEHIIGRDDNGEGLLDWRQRLRIALESAKGLEYLHTGCSPPLIHMDVKPTNILLNASLEAKIADFGMSKAFKHDKDTHVSTNTLVGTYGYVDPEYLATMQPTTKSDVYSFGVVLLELVTGRPAILPESPMPISIIHWVRSQLAEGNIESVVDACMHGCYDVNSVWKVANIALECTTQVSVERPTINDVVVQLQECLKLEDCYARSDMSGGLYIGSGSHDPNLNNESQDSVTSEMEYVSRRMATRTTDPVAR